The following proteins are co-located in the Clostridiales bacterium genome:
- a CDS encoding phage holin — MKISKGTVIRTMCLGIALINQMLTITGHSPLPIDDETVNLVVTTTATIVTSLAAWWKNNSFTSAAIQADEMLQQIKQS, encoded by the coding sequence ATGAAAATTTCAAAAGGAACAGTGATAAGAACCATGTGTCTTGGGATTGCATTGATCAATCAGATGCTTACGATCACTGGTCACAGCCCATTACCTATTGACGATGAAACTGTTAATTTGGTAGTTACGACAACAGCAACAATTGTCACGTCTCTTGCAGCCTGGTGGAAAAATAATTCGTTTACGTCAGCAGCAATTCAGGCAGACGAGATGTTGCAACAGATAAAGCAATCATAA
- a CDS encoding prolyl-tRNA synthetase associated domain-containing protein, translating to MSGPRQIIFEKLNELGINYDLIEHPAVYTIEELEVVDSSYRNKIVKNLFLRDDKKKHYILLVISKDKKVNLKDLRMKIKSRPLTFASKDSLSEYLRLSKGSVTPFGILNDDLIRVEVMIDKSLLDYEHIGIHPNENTATVFIRPKDLELVITNHGNKVRYVEL from the coding sequence ATGAGCGGGCCCAGACAAATAATCTTCGAAAAGCTAAATGAACTGGGTATCAATTATGATCTTATTGAGCATCCTGCGGTATACACGATTGAAGAATTGGAAGTTGTAGACAGCAGCTATAGAAATAAGATTGTAAAAAACCTCTTTCTTAGGGATGATAAGAAAAAACATTATATATTGCTCGTAATTTCAAAAGATAAAAAAGTAAATCTGAAAGATTTAAGAATGAAAATAAAGAGCCGCCCTCTAACGTTCGCATCCAAGGATTCATTAAGCGAGTACTTGCGTTTGAGCAAGGGTTCCGTTACCCCTTTTGGAATCTTAAATGATGATTTGATAAGAGTTGAAGTTATGATTGACAAATCACTTCTGGATTATGAGCATATTGGAATTCATCCCAATGAAAATACAGCAACAGTGTTTATTCGCCCGAAAGATCTCGAACTTGTAATAACAAATCATGGAAATAAAGTTCGATATGTTGAACTATAG
- a CDS encoding SPFH domain-containing protein encodes MAIVDVVKYDGSPGVFAWKYPNVELGTWTQLIVNESQEAVLYKGGQALDWFGPGRHTLETANIPILNNLINLPFGGRSPFTAEVWYVNKVNSLDVKWGTPTPIQLQDPKYNVFVPLRAFGQFGIKISDSKLFLTKLVGTLPQFTSNDIVKYFRGAYLAKVKDDISEYLIKKKISVIEINAYINEISESLKENILPIFSEFGIDLVNFYVNDISVPEDDSAVIKLKDALAKKAEMDIIGYSYTQERSFDTLEGAATNQGSGSAPIMGAGLGLGMGMGLGSNFGGAFGEMGKSINTNQSKECPHCRKQIGSEYNFCPFCGKDTTLAANQKVCPKCGSSNNSGLKFCGQCGNSLIKTCPKCNEAVDDKQKFCPHCGNSLIKKCSSCGCELGDNLKFCPECGKKVDGDSNE; translated from the coding sequence ATGGCAATTGTTGATGTAGTAAAATATGATGGTTCACCTGGAGTTTTTGCTTGGAAATATCCAAATGTGGAACTTGGCACTTGGACGCAGTTAATCGTTAATGAATCACAAGAGGCTGTACTGTATAAAGGTGGGCAAGCGTTGGATTGGTTTGGCCCCGGTCGCCATACCTTGGAAACGGCAAACATTCCTATCTTAAACAATCTTATAAACTTACCTTTTGGAGGCCGTTCGCCTTTTACTGCAGAGGTCTGGTATGTAAATAAAGTCAATTCACTTGATGTAAAATGGGGAACGCCAACACCTATCCAATTACAAGACCCGAAGTACAATGTCTTTGTGCCTCTTAGGGCGTTTGGTCAATTTGGAATTAAAATTTCTGACTCCAAACTGTTCCTGACCAAACTTGTAGGAACACTACCCCAATTCACATCAAACGATATAGTAAAGTACTTTAGAGGTGCATATTTAGCAAAAGTTAAAGATGATATATCAGAGTACCTTATAAAGAAAAAAATATCAGTAATAGAAATAAACGCGTACATAAATGAAATATCAGAATCCTTGAAGGAAAATATTTTACCAATCTTTTCTGAATTCGGAATTGATTTGGTGAATTTCTATGTAAACGATATCAGTGTCCCGGAAGATGATTCGGCTGTAATTAAGCTTAAAGATGCTCTGGCAAAGAAAGCCGAAATGGATATTATCGGATATTCCTATACTCAAGAACGCTCCTTCGATACATTGGAAGGTGCCGCAACAAATCAAGGCTCAGGCTCAGCACCTATAATGGGGGCAGGATTAGGCCTTGGAATGGGAATGGGATTAGGCAGTAATTTCGGTGGAGCATTTGGCGAAATGGGGAAAAGCATTAATACGAATCAAAGTAAAGAATGTCCGCATTGTCGTAAGCAAATCGGTTCTGAATACAATTTCTGTCCGTTTTGCGGTAAAGATACCACTCTTGCCGCGAATCAAAAAGTTTGTCCAAAATGTGGATCGAGCAATAACAGCGGATTAAAGTTTTGCGGCCAATGTGGCAATAGCCTAATAAAAACCTGCCCGAAATGTAATGAAGCAGTTGACGACAAGCAAAAATTCTGCCCTCATTGCGGAAATTCCTTGATAAAAAAATGTTCATCCTGCGGATGTGAATTGGGGGACAACTTGAAATTCTGTCCGGAATGTGGAAAGAAAGTAGATGGTGATAGTAATGAGTAG
- a CDS encoding cold-shock protein → MNNGTVKWFNEGKGFGFISNDNGSGDVFVHFSAIQSEGYKSLSEGQKVTYDTEADSRDSRKMRATNVCVA, encoded by the coding sequence ATGAATAATGGTACTGTAAAGTGGTTTAACGAAGGCAAAGGTTTTGGCTTCATCTCTAATGACAATGGATCCGGAGACGTTTTTGTCCATTTCTCCGCTATACAAAGCGAAGGATACAAATCTCTGTCCGAAGGACAGAAGGTGACATACGACACCGAAGCCGATTCCAGAGATTCCAGAAAGATGCGCGCTACTAACGTTTGCGTAGCCTAA